The Ziziphus jujuba cultivar Dongzao chromosome 1, ASM3175591v1 genome segment CTTGAATTTCCTATCAATTATTAATaatcaaaagataaaaaaaaaaaattcataactaaaaCATAAAAGGTGGCCTAAATGAcaattaattactatatattgCGGAATATATTAACCCATatacaattttgtttttctaattttttccataCGTCAAACTATCATTTAAGAAATCGATAAATGTTTAAAGAAATCCGTGAGATGACTATAAATTCAAAATACTTCTCTCAcctgattttttaaaaaaaaaaaaaagaaaaagaaaaaaacactctCACCTGATCAATTCTATCTTACAAAATTGGATCAatcaagaaaattattttataggtagccgctttttttttttatgttgcttTTAGTTGAACTTTTTTGAGCtcgaatttgattttatatttgtttattatttttggggTAAGATTGCCGAGTTTTAAACacaaaacttcaaaaattttaattctaatactaaaattaaattatcatttattttaaaaatttgtaaaatttatacTGAACTGCCTCTTATAGATGTCCAAATTAAATGGTCCACATGTGGATCCCACTCATTTTGTGAGTGAGGACCATGTGGTCCCAGGTCTATGCAAAACTTGTTTTAGTTGAATTGAATGCATGTAACCGTTCACCATgttatgttttataattttcagtAATCACTTGCTGTGTAAATTGTAAAACCCATGGCTAGCGACACACAATGCAAAAATTACGCCCATGAAAACCTATAAAATAACCGAAAAAACTTCAATATGAGAGAGAGGGTCATGTGCACCGGTTGCATCGAAGACTTCATCTAAGATATAACTTTTGACTATTTGACTATTCGACTATAAAtgatgtaactttttttttgataaatgactATAAATAATGTAACTTACTCACCTAAAGGTTACACAAAATAGTATTTccataatcaataataatataacaaatataaaaatgtttattaaataaatttatccaaatgacacatattaaaatatttttaattgatacatttataaaacttaaatataaaaaataaattcttaaaattaataagtgaataaaaaaaaataaaccaattaaatatttaccatattatttgataaataaatttgatgaatattttaataactctaGTATTGTTGTTCCATTAAATTAGTATGATTAGGTAggttatcttcttcttcttcttcttcttttttctttaaaaaaaaaaaaaaaaaaaaaaaaaccaccttgCAAACATTAAATCAATtagtatgcatatatacataagAGTTTTCCAATTTATTAGCACAAATCATCATTAACAACGGAATCAGTGCTCGTTTAATGAATATTAATTGCttgtatttaatataatttttttaatttttaaaattaaaattataatctagGAAAGTGCAACTTTAATAGTAACCAATTAAGTTTCATATTAATAAGAAAACCTCCCATTAAACATGGTATCACATAATCtatattatttcaaattatcatatgatatatatatatatatatatattcagtgtCCTATAATTATTTACaacatcataaaatattaaaataaatcttGTAGGTCCCATTCgatatattattaaatgtttGATTGTGAGTGGTATTTGACACTGCCATGTCACTAATACACTAGgtgtttataaatttttcttcataatGGATGcgaaatggttaaaaaaaatagcatttttcATACATAAATCTGTAAGTAATGCAGTCAAGGGAGATTGGCGGAGATACTAATTAAAATGGTTATTAAAGGCCTTCGAagttactaatttatttattggagAAGACTGACTGGCAATCCCCTTATTAATAGCTAGCttcttataattaatttcaGAGCTGTTCATTAATAGGTTGCTAAGTggaccaaaaataataattatattgggGACTATATCTTTTAAGTAATATTGGTCCGCActtgacaaaaataataataataataataataataataataaaattaattagtattgCGGAATCTAATAACGCTTGCGCAGTTCATTCTTCTAACTTTTGCCACATGGAatttaaccatttaaaaaaaaaaaccttcgcCTCGCAGAAAGGTACGAAAATACTAGAACATGCCCTATCATCAATGAgataagtttattattattattattattttgtattattattgtttttttttataattaacggTATTGTCGATTTGTTACAGATTCAAATCTGGACAGAAAAAGATATGGAAGCTAAAAAACAATAACCTCTATCgctatttattgttattgttattagaAGAAGAGGAGGACCAGCTTTATTGGCGGCAAAGCTATCTATCCGAAGAGAACTACAAGGTTAAatatgtttgatatatatatatatatataaatatcaagcGCTTTTTTCCTAGCAGTACTTGCTCCCCTCAGAATCCCCATGCCGTGAAACGCTCTTCTTTTTGCTACGCTCGTCTTGGTGTACTGGACAAGGATGGGATTGCTAGTCCGTAAAACATGGTTGGCACATAAATATAATGGAACCATAGACACATTATCTTTCTCATTGACCTCAGGAAAGCTGCCCCTGATACAGCTTTCCCCTTTTATCCCTGTTTGTTTCAAAGCCGTATCTGATGAGCACTTCCGCACCTTGGGCCCTTCTTCTTATCAGCCCTAGCTTGAAGGAACATGCATGCTGCCTCCCAGGAAACCTGgcttataatttataaatatataaagtcaGTTTTACATTATAACCATATAATAGTCAATTTTACATTATAACCATATAATAGTTTTaacatcaatattttttattagtttttaaatcaaattaaatattatgatttaaaatttaaaaaaattattaaatatgaatttagtggtatattaaaaatatatttaatgaaagtcaactatattgaaattttataattaataaatttatttttaatttttaatttttgatacgatctaaaaaaattttaaaaaaaaaaaaactactcaaATTAGTTATGATACTAAAAACCGTATGTgtgtatacatgtatattttgaagtttaaattgcgctttcataattatttattttgttgtttaccAAATTTGTTGAAATCACCGTTAGAGTGTCAGATACTCTTTCCTTTAATTTGAAAGTATCTTTCCTTTAATTTGAATAATTCCACTGTAAAGTGTCCGAACTTTCCTttaatgtaataattttttcttttcctacattgataaattattttcaaaatctttgaCCTTTTAGCAAGCAACTGAATTATATTAACTTAAACGGTTCAACAAATCCTAGCAGCAGATTTCATATTCCAATTTTGTAAACAACACCAACTTAGTTGTTCCTGTCCATCCTTTTTTTATTCTATACACCATCCACTTGAGAGTCTATAAATATAGGCAATCTCTTTGCTAACAAAATCATCAAACTAATTGTATTGGTCCATCAATACCATTCACCAATATCTTTAATTAGCAAAACGAGCAATGGAAGATATGAAAAGAATGATGATTGTTTTCTTGGTGATGGGGCTTCTGGTTATGGCTCCCACTACTAATGCTGATTTCTTGAGCTGCTTTGGAGGCTGCTTCGCTGTCTGTGTAATCACACCCGGCAAAGAAGCCGCATCTTGTGCCTTTAAATGCTTGAAAGACTGCATACTTCCTTCTTCTAGTCTTCAACTATCAAAATCAAACAGCAAACACTTCTGCAAGCTTGGATGTGCTTCAACTTTGTGTACCAAGTACAGCACCAAACGGAACCCAAGTAACTATTCCTTCCTATTTTCTCTtcttaattttccttttattttattttttcctacatatataattaacaacTTGTTGTTTCTTTTTCCAGATTCAAAGAAAGTTGAAGGATGTGTGAACTCTTGCTCAGCGATATGCACCTAGAATTAATCACCATATTAGAAGAAATAAAGTTATGGGAGCTATTTAggttttaattaatgaaaagttttaattaaagcCTTCCATTCTTTTTAGACTTGATGTTAATTTATTCTCagtcatataaataaaatggtgaTTAATCAATACATGTTGCTCATtgagttgtttatttatttatttttttccaaaatgttTTTCTCTGCTCGTTAACGTAGTATGCCAAGTTTTAGATCGatcaagaaaattattttaatatatgtagtAATTTcggtctttttctttctctttttaattgGTCGGTTCATTAATTGTGTGAGCACacagtttcaaattttttgtcaCACCACCAACCAAAGTTgattaggaaattaaaattaCCCAAATCCCTCTTTTTGAACTAAATTATCAATCcaaatacaaatccaaatttCCAAAGAATTTAATACCTTAGtttgttttattataatatacatTTGGCAAATAAGAAAAGGGATGCAAAAAGTCCCGCACATACTATCAATTAATAGCTAAGTTGGAAGTTTCTTCATGCAGATGTTGAATCTGCCACAATATTAGAACCTTTTGTTAAGATTTTTTAAAGAGAGGCTGTATCATATAAAACAGGTGtataggaaaataaataattatcagaATTTATAGAAAGGGCTAAAAGAAGATAACAAAGAATATTAATTAACTcccttatttaaaataattttgttcgGATCATCCAGAATGTACATGTTATTTGTCTGAATAAAA includes the following:
- the LOC125421220 gene encoding thionin-like protein 2 codes for the protein MEDMKRMMIVFLVMGLLVMAPTTNADFLSCFGGCFAVCVITPGKEAASCAFKCLKDCILPSSSLQLSKSNSKHFCKLGCASTLCTKYSTKRNPNSKKVEGCVNSCSAICT